One Acidobacteriota bacterium DNA segment encodes these proteins:
- a CDS encoding ATP-binding protein encodes MAAIERKFTLQVPSSTENLALIREFVTSIGRQATLSEEEINNLELAVDEACANVIEHAYGHDITKDVSVRATFDDEKLKISVIDEGRGFDPAKINQKSVDELIHERRSGGLGIRLIKTLMDEVSYEIEPGEKNELHMTKLIKK; translated from the coding sequence ATGGCCGCCATCGAACGAAAATTCACGTTGCAAGTCCCTTCATCCACGGAAAATCTTGCGCTGATTCGCGAGTTTGTTACCAGCATTGGTCGACAAGCGACACTGAGCGAAGAAGAAATCAACAACCTCGAACTGGCCGTTGACGAAGCGTGCGCCAACGTCATTGAACATGCTTACGGCCACGACATCACCAAAGATGTCAGCGTGCGCGCCACTTTTGACGATGAAAAGCTGAAGATTTCCGTCATTGACGAAGGACGCGGTTTTGACCCTGCCAAGATAAACCAAAAATCCGTTGACGAATTGATTCACGAGCGCCGTTCGGGTGGGCTGGGCATTCGCCTTATCAAAACTCTGATGGATGAAGTCAGTTACGAAATCGAGCCGGGCGAGAAAAACGAACTGCATATGACCAAGTTGATCAAAAAGTAG
- a CDS encoding STAS domain-containing protein translates to MLRLVALSSFTDFPCFYFCWRLFNVPNPFSIQTAVEGGLSIISLEGFVDAHTAPQFENAVQSEIDSGRISIIVNCEKLSYISSAGLGVFMSFVEEVRDRGGDIKICGLVPKVKHTFEILGFQDIFEMLEDQPTAKQKFAAS, encoded by the coding sequence ATGCTAAGATTGGTTGCACTTTCAAGCTTTACAGATTTTCCCTGCTTTTATTTCTGTTGGAGGTTATTCAACGTGCCAAATCCGTTTTCGATCCAGACTGCCGTTGAGGGAGGTCTTTCGATCATTTCACTTGAGGGCTTCGTGGATGCTCACACCGCACCCCAATTTGAAAATGCCGTGCAATCCGAAATTGACTCCGGTCGCATCAGCATCATCGTGAACTGCGAAAAACTGAGCTACATTTCATCTGCCGGCCTTGGCGTTTTTATGAGTTTTGTGGAAGAAGTCCGCGATCGAGGTGGCGACATCAAAATCTGCGGCCTCGTTCCCAAGGTCAAACACACCTTCGAGATTCTGGGCTTTCAGGATATTTTTGAAATGCTTGAAGACCAACCCACCGCCAAACAAAAATTCGCTGCGAGTTGA
- a CDS encoding serine/threonine-protein phosphatase codes for MPLGSVTSYEYRERAVILETGDVVVMMSDGLPERFNREGEMFDYDRVRDALVEVAKTSPQEIVEHLTKAGDIWAAGLPQDDDVTLVVLKLKNVGEEE; via the coding sequence ATGCCCTTGGGAAGCGTGACAAGTTATGAGTACCGCGAACGAGCGGTGATTCTGGAAACAGGCGATGTGGTTGTGATGATGAGCGATGGGTTGCCGGAACGTTTTAACCGTGAAGGCGAAATGTTCGATTACGACCGGGTACGCGACGCTTTGGTCGAAGTGGCGAAGACCTCTCCACAAGAAATCGTCGAACATTTAACTAAAGCCGGAGATATTTGGGCAGCCGGGTTACCTCAAGATGACGATGTGACGTTGGTTGTCTTGAAGCTAAAAAACGTCGGAGAGGAAGAATAA
- a CDS encoding SpoIIE family protein phosphatase: MDILQAGTTAAEVGGDYYDFHLLDDGTLTVAVGDATGHGLKAGTMVTAMKSLFHCFAREPELAPVLNQSSRVLKAMNLRSLFMGLTMAKLRGNELKLSCAGMLPVFIYRKRLGLD, encoded by the coding sequence ATGGATATTCTGCAAGCTGGAACGACGGCAGCCGAAGTCGGCGGCGATTATTACGATTTTCATTTGTTGGATGACGGCACATTGACCGTAGCGGTCGGCGACGCCACCGGACACGGGTTGAAAGCCGGAACGATGGTGACGGCGATGAAAAGTCTTTTTCACTGCTTCGCGCGCGAACCGGAGCTTGCGCCTGTGCTGAATCAGTCATCACGCGTATTGAAAGCCATGAATTTGCGATCGCTGTTTATGGGGCTGACAATGGCCAAACTGCGCGGCAATGAATTGAAACTTTCCTGCGCCGGAATGCTGCCAGTTTTTATCTACCGCAAGCGACTTGGCCTGGATTGA
- a CDS encoding SpoIIE family protein phosphatase gives MDNLSARWRIGLGWFLFLLLLAPIAATAWSTVFDLTRHGRLGWAMEQVGGRSLISRLEREELTGQLMPGDEILAVNGKNGEALRAEVNRIVSAGQGVFYSLMVLRNGQSSEVSLMTFAAPSAAWFTAVMRPLVFLLFLVTALAVFLLKPYDKQACLLAAMLGTLAAVEPESMASAPRAFAQFASIGRIFSATFIVFSLHFFLVFPQRSPLLRRFPRLERHLYWPCLLIVMPWFALTDFWRYFPRLLPIARKMYSTQWFFPLAEFIAVGYMAATLVALVIGYRAAGALSRRKLHVIAAGSGLGLLNFFALPTLTFLGVSKSHPELYLRLNQTMLLTMPLVPLSFAYAIVKHQVIPVGVLLRRGVRYLLVARGAILLEAVLVLFVATALLQKLTAGWVPSTKLRLVAAAVAIAIWNVMHRFYGRYLAPLIDRRFFRQSYDAQQILAELTEQLRITKSLPDLVQLVGTRIQSALQTENLTIFLREDSGDYCSVWSRDVVNRTGAQPPVWLSQKGERILSIAQSGQPLDALLPTADNESGEEVGSLKEGEGEEGENEESRTLRAVKSALLLPLTANEGLMGVISLGPRLGDLPFSGEDKKLLMSVAGSTSFAIENVRLIERMIEEARRREEVEAENEQRARELEEARQLQISMLPKTIPTLPHLEIAAYMKTATEVGGDYYDFHLSASGELTIVVGDATGHGLKAGTVVTAAKSLFNHLAETPDVTEFFSHSSRALKQMNLRSLFMAMTVARINGHTLTVSSAGMPPVLIYRAATASVEEVRLTGVPLGSMTSYRYRQQAMPIASGDVIVLMSDGLPERFNPFGEMLGYDSPRQMLAESATRTAQAIIERMITEAETWAEGRPLEDDVTFVVVKVR, from the coding sequence ATGGACAATCTGTCAGCGCGTTGGCGGATCGGGCTTGGATGGTTTTTGTTCCTGTTGCTGCTCGCGCCGATTGCCGCAACGGCTTGGTCAACTGTTTTCGATCTGACCAGGCACGGGCGGCTGGGTTGGGCAATGGAACAGGTTGGCGGCAGGTCGTTGATCAGTCGGCTGGAACGTGAAGAGTTGACCGGACAATTGATGCCGGGCGATGAAATCCTGGCCGTCAACGGCAAAAACGGCGAGGCTTTGAGAGCGGAAGTAAATCGAATCGTCAGCGCGGGGCAGGGAGTTTTTTACAGTCTGATGGTTTTGCGCAATGGCCAATCGTCGGAGGTCTCACTTATGACCTTTGCCGCGCCTTCTGCTGCCTGGTTCACAGCCGTCATGCGCCCGTTGGTATTTCTGCTGTTTCTGGTGACGGCGCTGGCAGTGTTTCTGCTGAAGCCGTACGACAAACAGGCGTGTTTGCTGGCGGCAATGCTGGGCACGCTGGCGGCGGTCGAACCGGAATCCATGGCATCCGCGCCGCGCGCATTCGCACAGTTTGCTTCCATCGGTCGAATTTTCAGCGCGACCTTCATTGTTTTCTCGCTCCACTTTTTTCTGGTCTTTCCGCAACGCTCCCCGTTGTTACGACGCTTTCCCCGGTTGGAACGGCACCTATATTGGCCGTGCCTGTTGATTGTCATGCCGTGGTTCGCACTGACGGATTTCTGGCGATACTTCCCTCGGCTGTTGCCAATCGCTCGGAAAATGTACAGCACGCAATGGTTCTTTCCCTTGGCAGAATTTATTGCAGTTGGATATATGGCGGCAACGCTGGTCGCTTTGGTGATTGGGTATCGCGCGGCTGGCGCTTTGTCCCGCCGCAAACTGCATGTCATTGCCGCAGGCAGCGGACTCGGCTTGCTGAATTTTTTTGCTTTGCCGACATTGACCTTTCTTGGTGTCAGCAAAAGTCATCCTGAGCTTTATCTCCGATTAAACCAAACGATGCTCCTGACCATGCCGCTGGTTCCGCTTTCGTTTGCGTATGCAATCGTGAAGCACCAGGTGATTCCGGTCGGGGTTTTACTGCGGCGAGGCGTTCGATATTTACTGGTGGCTCGGGGTGCAATTTTGCTGGAGGCCGTTTTGGTGTTGTTCGTGGCGACGGCGCTGCTTCAAAAACTGACCGCCGGTTGGGTGCCGTCAACCAAGTTGCGATTGGTTGCCGCCGCAGTCGCCATCGCCATTTGGAACGTCATGCATCGTTTTTACGGGCGCTATCTGGCTCCGCTAATTGATCGTCGCTTCTTTCGTCAATCTTATGACGCACAACAGATTCTAGCGGAGCTAACCGAACAGTTGCGAATAACCAAAAGTCTCCCTGATTTGGTTCAGCTTGTCGGAACCCGAATCCAGTCTGCATTGCAAACAGAAAACCTGACGATTTTTCTGCGCGAAGACAGCGGCGATTATTGCAGTGTCTGGTCACGTGATGTTGTAAATCGAACCGGCGCTCAGCCTCCAGTTTGGTTGAGCCAGAAAGGCGAGAGGATTTTATCCATCGCCCAGAGTGGCCAACCCCTGGATGCTTTATTACCAACGGCTGATAACGAGTCAGGCGAAGAAGTTGGATCGTTGAAAGAGGGTGAAGGTGAAGAAGGTGAAAATGAAGAGTCGCGGACGTTGCGCGCTGTGAAGTCAGCTTTACTGTTGCCGCTCACGGCAAATGAAGGGTTGATGGGAGTGATTTCGCTTGGGCCGCGGTTAGGTGATTTGCCGTTTTCCGGTGAAGACAAAAAATTATTGATGAGCGTCGCGGGCTCGACTTCGTTTGCCATTGAAAACGTTCGACTAATTGAACGAATGATCGAAGAAGCTCGACGCCGCGAAGAAGTCGAAGCCGAAAACGAACAGCGCGCCAGGGAATTGGAGGAAGCGCGTCAGTTGCAGATCTCCATGCTGCCGAAAACGATTCCAACGCTGCCGCATCTGGAAATTGCAGCGTATATGAAAACCGCGACCGAAGTCGGCGGCGATTATTACGACTTTCATTTGTCGGCTTCAGGCGAACTGACCATCGTCGTGGGAGATGCGACCGGGCATGGGCTGAAGGCCGGAACCGTTGTCACGGCGGCAAAAAGTCTGTTCAATCATTTGGCGGAAACGCCGGACGTGACCGAGTTCTTTTCGCACTCCTCGCGCGCCTTGAAGCAGATGAATTTGCGCTCGCTGTTTATGGCGATGACGGTTGCTCGGATCAACGGGCATACGCTGACGGTCAGTTCCGCCGGGATGCCTCCGGTGTTGATTTACCGCGCCGCAACTGCTTCCGTCGAAGAAGTGCGGTTGACCGGAGTTCCCCTGGGCAGCATGACCAGTTATCGCTATCGCCAGCAAGCAATGCCCATCGCTTCGGGCGATGTCATTGTTCTGATGAGCGATGGTTTGCCCGAGCGGTTTAATCCTTTTGGCGAAATGCTGGGCTACGATTCTCCCAGGCAGATGCTGGCAGAATCCGCTACGCGCACCGCCCAAGCCATCATTGAACGCATGATCACCGAAGCGGAAACCTGGGCCGAAGGCCGCCCGCTGGAAGACGACGTGACGTTTGTGGTAGTCAAGGTTCGATGA